The DNA segment ATCTCGCTTGGAAATTTCCGGAAACCGAAGCGGAAGTCGTCGAAGCAACCGAAATGCTCATCAAGATCCATCAGAAAAGATGGACCGCCGTTGGTCAGCCCGGCAGTTTTGCCCTGCCAGCGATGAAACGATTTATCGGTGACTTGACGATTGAATTGTTTCGCAAGAATCAACTCAGGATGCCCATCTTGTGCCGCTCGGGAGAACCGATTGCGGTGGAGCTTCAGATCCAGGCGGAAAACCGCGTCTTGTACAACTACTCAACCGGCATGGACTGCAACCACGAGGATATCGAACCGGGGCATATCATGACGATGTCTTCGCTGCGATACGCGTTCGAGAACGGTTTGTTGGCAATGAATCTGATGCGTGGGGACGAACCGTATAAAGCTAGAATGCGAGCGGAGCCTCAGAAGTTGATCCGAATGTTCGCGTTGGCTCCGGCACGCTCGACTCCCATCCAGCGTGCCGCGTGGCAAGCCGCTTGGGATGCCAAGCAGTGGGTTCGCCATCAGCTTGGCCGCCCCTCGGTTGATCAGATCAATCTGACGGGAGAATCGACGGAGTCCGATGAAAAAATTCTGCCGTCGGACCAAAGTGAAACCGCGAATCTGAACTAAACGCTATTACTGAGTGTCGACCAAGAAGGTTCCGTTGTCAGCAACGTTGAACAGTGGCCGGTTGTAACCGTCGCACTTGCCGGTTGCACCACATGGTCGCCAAACCACCGACATCGAAACATTCCAGTTCTCTTCGTGGACTCCGAAGGTCCGTTCGCCGTCGCCTGGATTCAGGTAGGTGAATCCTCCGCGAAGTCCCCAGCGGCCACGCATCGGAGTGGATGCGATGATGCCGAAGAGTGTGTCTTCGTTGTCGGTCGTGCCGATGAAGCCGTCGACGTAACCGTCTCCGCCAAGGTCTCGGCGGTAAAAGAAGCGGTGTTGGTCGGTTGCTTCCAGCGACAGAAGTCCCATCACGGTGGCACCCGTGTCGTCGATCAGAGCGGTACGTGAGGAGGAATCGCTGACGCCTCCGGTGAATCGATAACCAAATTCGTGGCAGGTTCCGGTCTTCCAGCTGAATTCGCCGCGAAGTTGAGCAAGGTTGGCGTTGTAGTACCAGTCGTCGCTCAGGTAATCGATGACCATTCCCATCTGCAACCCGTAATCGACGCGTCGGAAGAATCCACCGGTCACGAAGACTTGGTTGCGTTGGTCATTGCTGAAGGGAGTCTTTTCAAGGTTATTCTGAGTCGTTCGGAAACCGAGTTGGGCTCCCCAGTCGATTCCGATGATCGGTTTCAGCGAGCGGCTTTCGTTCAGTCCTTCGTGAAATCCGAAACTGCCTGCTCCGCTACGATCATTCAGTAGCCCGCCAGCCGCAAAGTTTGGAGCTCCCGTAAATCCTTGAACCCCTGCAAAGAATTCGAATCGACACCAGTTGATCGGAAGGATTGGCAGAAACAGAGGGACACATTCCGCTGTGCCGCAACCTGGCCCGACTCCGCACGATGCACCGTAGACGGCGCTACCGCAGGAGTCACAGCCTGGTTGGCCACACGCGAAACCTTCGACGCCGCAAGCGGGTTCGAAGATTCCACCTGGTCCTCCGCCACAAGTTCCTCCACAGCTACCCGAGCAATACCCTTCGGCTCCACAAGCCGGTTCGCAGCTGCAAACCGGGCCGTCGCATCCACAGGATGCTTCGATCCCACAGGACGGGCCCTGCCCGTAGTAGGATGCTGGCTGTAGGCCGTTGGGAATGGGGGCTGCGTTTAGTTGTCCATGAGCCGCTTGCCGAACCACTGAAGGGCGGCGTGAAACGCTGGCTGGCTTGCTGCCACCGAGACGTCCAAACAGCGGCTGAGGCTGGTTGTTCGTGGGCTGCGAAGCTCGCGTTGTGCGGTTTCGGTTTGTTGTATGGGAAGTCCGAGAGACAACCGGTTTACGGCGGACCGCCGGTGCTGGAACCGCTTTGGTTCGCTGATCTCGATAGACGACCCGTTGGACCGTGGATTCGTCTGCGGGCGGCCGAGGAATCATCAGATCCTCATCGGCATCCGAGCGAACCTTTTGGGTTGCGGTTACCGGTGTCGCATGCTGGAGATCGATTTGACGCGATGCGTAAGAGGAGTCCTCGCCAAAACTCGAGTGACTGCTAGCAATCCCAGTGAGGAGAGCAAATGCACATCCCCAGCATCCACGAGTAGCGATCTTCAATCCGTTTCGCGAAAGCCATTCCATCGACTTCACCCTTTTGACGTTATCAATAACGCTCTAAATGAACGTGCTCGGGAACCTGCAGTCGGTTCCTTATAAACGTCTATCGGCCGGCAAAGTCGTTAACATTAGAAAAGTTCCCCTAACCGGAATAAATTACCGAATCGGTAACTTCAGCCAGTATTTTGCAGGCTATTTCTTTGTCCAATAGTCGACCACCAGCACTTTTTCCAAGTGAGGCTGCAAAATTTTGACAAAAGCTTTGTGGGCTGGATGAGGCAAATATTTTTCGCGGCCCTCTTCCGATTTGAAGGTGACAGTGAAGCAATGCGTGAATCCATCGGCCAAACCTTCCGGGCTGTTGTCGGTCCCGTATTCAAAGTCGACGATCGAATCGATTTGTCCGGGCAACTTAGCGAAAGCTGTAACGATCTCCTGCACTTCCTCAGGCGTAGCCGAATCATTGAATTTGAACAAAACAACGTGGCGAAGCAGCGAGGGAGTTTGGGTTTCTGTTTCTGTTTCCGTAGCCGCATTCGCGGTCGATTGAGTTGGCATGAACGCATTCAGCACGAAAACGGCTGGCAGAACGAGGGCGAGGGTGGTGGCAATAACCGTCAAACGTCGATTCATCGGGGGAGTCTCTTGTGCGATTTAGGTGGGATGGGGAAGAGGTGCCCCTATTCTATCCAACCAAGCGTTCCAGTTCATCTGGTTTGTCGCCCAAGTTTCGCCAAAGCCGGAAAAAGCGGAAGATGTCGCCACGGCTTTTCCTAGCGGAACGGCGCGAGCCGTGCGGTGAATAAATGAAGAAAGTCTGGCTCCCCTCGCCCCTAAGCGAGCTCTTTGTTGCGGAAGAAATCTCTGCTAGCTCGTTACGTAATCTCTGCCTCTTTGTTTGATTTAGTGGAGCTTGCTTGGGGGAGAGGGGCTGGGGGTGGACTGTCAAAAATGGTTTGGTGCTGCATTTTGCACTACCCGAGAGATTCCAGGGATGCTTCGGCAAAGGCGATCCGTCGTTTCGAATTAAGCGTCTGACCAAGATTATCCTCCACCCAGGCACGCATTTGCTTGGTTGAAATAGACGACAGACACGTACGCACTGACGAAGCGTCCCAGCGACGAAGCACCATCGGCATCGCCGATACCAAACTGGTCAATCCGCCTTTGCTCTGCTGACCTTCGAGTTGTTTAAATGCGCCGAAACTTGACTCCATGTTTTCGGTTGATAACCAGGCGCGATCTCGCGTGGCTAGCTTCGATTCGTTAGCCAGCACAAATTCGATGAGCGTTTCGATTAATCTGTCACATACTTCACATGCTGGCTGATCTTGGCATTCGTCTTCAAACGCCTTGCGAAGTTTCTTCGCTGTTCCATGAGCGAGCCCTTCTCGGTTGATCAATCGCAGGCCGATCTGAATAACCCTTTGGCATCGACTCCAAATCGACAAGTCCTCCCGATAGCCACGAATCCAACCGAATTTTTCATTGAAGCGTTTTGCTGTGACACCTTGCCGAGACCTCGACCGCGGATGCGACGCTTGGTAGGACAACATCTGTCCCCAACGCAGAACTGGTCCAAGATTCATGAAGCGAGCCTTGGTCTTGAGCGTTGGCGGTGTGAGGTGACACAGCTCGGTCTGTTGTACCGTAGAGCGACTGCGGCCTAACCAGCTCAGATAGCTTTGGAAGCGATCGTTGCTTTTCAAAATTCGCTCCAATGCATTGGCGGCGAAGTGCTTGAAATCACCCAGTACGATGGTTGATCTTTCTGCGTTTTGCAGTACATCCGCACTCTCACGTAGTTCTACCGCCCCGTCGCTAAGCAAGAATTTTGGCGTGCCGTGGATCGCCTGAAGCTCGCGATACACTTGCCGCATGTCGTCGCGTTTCCACTGGATTCCCGGGCGAACGGCCAGTGGTCGAAGTTGTTCACGAGCGAGTGTTTGACCCGGCGGCGGTAAATCTTTGGCCCGGATGGCGAGTACCTGTAAAACCTTCTCTTGTCCGACTTGGTTGGAGTGATCGACCATCCAGATCCAATCGTCAGCCTCCTCCGGAGGTTCCCCGAGAACTGCCACTCCGGCGCGGCACGCCCATGTACGGATGGTTTCTGCCGTGGGGATTTTACTGATGATCCCAAAGGCTTCAAAGACGATTTGAAGAGCGGACACCGCTGGTCGAAAGCCGATACGACGAGCAAGGTTCAAGCACAAGGCGATCGTCGCAGCACCGTATTGATGTCCTGGCAATGGTAGATCGCCCCGAAGCGTTGGAACTCTGTTGCGGCATTGCCGCTGTTGCTCGCATAGTGATTGGATCTCAGCGTGAGCCTCTCGCAGATCGTGCTTCGCTTGGTCGAGGCATCGCTGCTGCTGCTCAAGAGAAGCTCGTAACTGGCGATTTTCTTGTTTGATCCGTTCAGCCCTGACAGCCTGATTATTTCGACTTCGCAGCAATGTGCGTGCGGTTTCATAAAGAGATGAGCTGTACTGACCGAGAGAATTTGTGAATAATGCCATCGCTGTTGCGTTCCTTCGCTTTGGGAGATTTCGTAACCAACCAATACGAAAGTTCGTAGCAGCTTCCAATCCAAATTTTTACCGTGCTTACCAAAACGGCCTTCTTTTTGACGGTCCAGGCTGGGGGAGAGGGGGAGATTTTCAGGCGGCGATTTTGCAGCGAAGACGCGGTGAAAGCCTCGGATTTCAGCCGATTATGCCACGCCTTGCCCAACGCTGTCGGCCCCTCTCCCCCAGCCCCTCTCCCCAAAAACAAGCCTTTAAATTGACCTTAATTGAATTAGCTGGCGAACCGTTGATCCGGTATCAAACCTGTTTTAGGCGAGCTTGTTTTGAGGGCGAGGGGAGCCAGACTTACTTCATTTACAGATCGTGCGTCCTCTGAGGCGGAGAGCTTAGCAAGCACGAGTCTCGGAGAGACTCTACTACGTGCCATTGCCCAAAAAAAGTGGCTATGAATGAACAATGGTGTCGCGTCGGTCCTGCACTCGTAGCTCCGCCTCTCGGGACGTGCGATAAATAAATGAAGAAAGTATGGCTCCCCTCGCCCCTAAGCGAGCTCTTTGGGGCGGAATAAATCTCTGCTAGCTCATTGCGTGATCTCTGCCTCTTTGTTTGTTTTAGTGGAGCTTGCTTGGGGGAGAGGGGCTGGGGGAGAGGGGGAGATTTCCAGGCGGCGATTTTGCAGCGAAGACGCGGTGAACGCCTCGGATTTCAAGCGATTATGCCACGCTTTGCCCAACGCTGTCGGCCCCCCTCCCCCAGCCCCTCTCCCCAAAAACAAGCCTTTGAATCGACCTTAATTGAATTAGCTGGCGAACCGTTGATCCAGTATCAAACCTGTTTTAAGCGAGCTTGTTTTGAGGGCGAGGGGAGCCAGACTTTCTTCATTTATAAATCGCACGTCCCCAAGCCGTGCGGATCGCCCCCCCTTCCCGCTTCACCGCATCATTGCGATTTCCATTGGCGATCGAGCCGTTACTTGCGGGACGACATTGATGGTATCGCTTGCCGCACAGCGTTGAATGTCCGCTCCAAATCCCAAACGGTCTAAATTCCGGCCCCCTTGAGACTGCCTCAACCGTTCTGCAAGCGATTGGCCTTGCTCGTCCTGCAGCCAGTATCGCCTAGCGATTTCGGCGGAGTCATTATCGATTTTGGCTCCGAACGATTTACAGCAAGCATCGACAATTCGCCCGGCAAGGAGGGTGTCTTCGCCCGTGATCGAACCGTCCGTACCGGCACAGATGATATGGATCGGTTGGTTGGAATGCGGCAGTGCAGCGACCACGGCGGCGGCGTTTGTAAAACTAGCGGTCAGGATCTTTTCAAAAGGCTGCGCGGCCTGCAGAGCCTTTGTCCCGTTGGTGGTTGTTAAGCAAAGGGTTTTGCCTTGAACCGTTTCTCGATCGTATTCCGCAGGCGAATTACCGAGGTCGAACCCTAGGATTGGCTGGCAATTCCTTTCGCCACATAGCAGGACGGCCTCTTGCTGATCCCGCAGCCCCATTGCGTGGGATCGTGCTTCCTCTAAGTCCGCGAACGTCAAAATTCGTTTTGCGCCGTTGGCAAGGGCGGCCGAGACGACGGAGGTCGCGCGGAGGACATCGATCACGATCGCCGTCGCGGGTAAAACACCGGAATCCTGACCGTCCGGAGCAACCGCTCCGAGTGGTTTAGGAAGCAGTTCGGAGGGTAAAAACGAAACGGTTATTCGCATCATGTGTTCGATCGTTCGCAAAATGGTCGACGCCCGGAAGGAGGTGCCTCTTCGCCGAGGAGCCTCCGGAGCGATGAAAAAGCCGCAAGCGGGGGCACTGCCACACTTTTTTAGGCGTTCTTATGGCGGTTCGTCAAAACCGTTAGATTGTAGAGAGCATATTGATCAGGACTTATCCTCTCTACACTACTTTGCTCGGCGAACGGACTCATGTCGCAATCATCGACTGTTGAAGCATCGGAAACGTTGCTGCCACGATTCGGATTGTCGGAGTTCCGTCCGGGGCAGGCTGACGTTGTCCAGAATGTATTGTCTGGCAAGGACGTCCTTTGTGTGATGCCAACGGGAGGTGGTAAAAGTCTTTGTTACCAGCTTCCAAGTTTAGCGATGGAGGGGACGACGATCGTTGTCTCGCCATTGATCGCCCTGATGAAAGATCAGGTCGACACGTTAACCCATCGTGGAATCCCCGCAGCGATTTTGAACAGCACACTTTCTGCCAGTGAACAAGCGGATGTGATGCAGCGAATGTCGCGGGGTGAATTCGAAATGGTTTACGTCGCGCCGGAACGTTTGCGCAATCGCCATTTTCAAGATGCCGTCCGGGGGGCCAATGTGACGTTGCTGGCGGTCGATGAAGCCCACTGCATGAGCGAGTGGGGGCACGACTTCCGCCCTGATTATGCACGTCTGGGGATGTTTCGCGAACGCTACCTGAATAATGTCCAGACGATCGCTTTGACCGCGACCGCAACGCCCACCGTTCGCGAAGACATCCAAGGGCTGCTGAATATGCAGCAGCCAGCCTGCTTCGTCACTGGGTTTGCCCGTTCGAACCTCTATTTCGGAGTCACCCACACCAAGGGCGACCGGGAAAAAGATGAGGAAGTCCTTAAATATCTGAAGGCTCAGAAGGGGACGGGAATCGTGTACGCGGCAACACGTAAACGCTGCGAGGAACTGGCCGATTGGTTGCCCGGAAAACTGGGCCGCCGCGTCGGGGTTTACCACGGCGGTTTGGATGGTAATCAACGCCGCGAAATGCAAAACAGTTTCATGGCCGGGGAACTGGCGGTGATTGTTGCCACAAACGCGTTTGGCATGGGGATCGATAAATCGGACCTTCGCTTTGTCGTGCATTACAACATGCCGGGAAGCTTGGAAGCCTACTATCAAGAGGCCGGACGTGCAGGACGCGATGGCCTGCCAAGTGAATGTCGCTTGTTTTTTGCTTACTCCGATCGCTATGTCCAAGAATTTTTCATCGAGAATCGTTATCCCAGCGCGGAAATGGTCCGGTCGGTATACGAGTATCTGCTCTCGCGATCCGAAGACCCTATCGAACTGACGTTGCAGCAGGTGCGTGACGCTTTGGGAGGCAAGATTTCTGCCGAATCGATCAGCACCGCAGAAGGACTGCTGG comes from the Roseimaritima multifibrata genome and includes:
- a CDS encoding GNAT family N-acetyltransferase, with amino-acid sequence MLTIERENDFALLDNSDQWDAISGGIPFRQSHWLRTWWNAFAEDLGPSAEPYLVTARDENQNLVAVLPLYRFRHRGRSVLSAIGQGAACTDFVSVLSSLDVDRLELGRQIGIGVGELSRSPADAWDRIDLDGMVEGDDAIGGLASGLQECRATVQAISRMSVWARSTDGLTWDEYTSQLSRTNRRKTRQRSLRVESTDDLAWKFPETEAEVVEATEMLIKIHQKRWTAVGQPGSFALPAMKRFIGDLTIELFRKNQLRMPILCRSGEPIAVELQIQAENRVLYNYSTGMDCNHEDIEPGHIMTMSSLRYAFENGLLAMNLMRGDEPYKARMRAEPQKLIRMFALAPARSTPIQRAAWQAAWDAKQWVRHQLGRPSVDQINLTGESTESDEKILPSDQSETANLN
- a CDS encoding 2-phosphosulfolactate phosphatase codes for the protein MMRITVSFLPSELLPKPLGAVAPDGQDSGVLPATAIVIDVLRATSVVSAALANGAKRILTFADLEEARSHAMGLRDQQEAVLLCGERNCQPILGFDLGNSPAEYDRETVQGKTLCLTTTNGTKALQAAQPFEKILTASFTNAAAVVAALPHSNQPIHIICAGTDGSITGEDTLLAGRIVDACCKSFGAKIDNDSAEIARRYWLQDEQGQSLAERLRQSQGGRNLDRLGFGADIQRCAASDTINVVPQVTARSPMEIAMMR
- a CDS encoding Dabb family protein, coding for MNRRLTVIATTLALVLPAVFVLNAFMPTQSTANAATETETETQTPSLLRHVVLFKFNDSATPEEVQEIVTAFAKLPGQIDSIVDFEYGTDNSPEGLADGFTHCFTVTFKSEEGREKYLPHPAHKAFVKILQPHLEKVLVVDYWTKK
- a CDS encoding DUF6666 family protein translates to MEWLSRNGLKIATRGCWGCAFALLTGIASSHSSFGEDSSYASRQIDLQHATPVTATQKVRSDADEDLMIPRPPADESTVQRVVYRDQRTKAVPAPAVRRKPVVSRTSHTTNRNRTTRASQPTNNQPQPLFGRLGGSKPASVSRRPSVVRQAAHGQLNAAPIPNGLQPASYYGQGPSCGIEASCGCDGPVCSCEPACGAEGYCSGSCGGTCGGGPGGIFEPACGVEGFACGQPGCDSCGSAVYGASCGVGPGCGTAECVPLFLPILPINWCRFEFFAGVQGFTGAPNFAAGGLLNDRSGAGSFGFHEGLNESRSLKPIIGIDWGAQLGFRTTQNNLEKTPFSNDQRNQVFVTGGFFRRVDYGLQMGMVIDYLSDDWYYNANLAQLRGEFSWKTGTCHEFGYRFTGGVSDSSSRTALIDDTGATVMGLLSLEATDQHRFFYRRDLGGDGYVDGFIGTTDNEDTLFGIIASTPMRGRWGLRGGFTYLNPGDGERTFGVHEENWNVSMSVVWRPCGATGKCDGYNRPLFNVADNGTFLVDTQ